One Marmota flaviventris isolate mMarFla1 chromosome 17, mMarFla1.hap1, whole genome shotgun sequence genomic window, aaaatgttaaatggtaGCTCTTACATTTGTAATGTAGTCATTGTCCACTAAGTGAAAGATTGTTTAAATAGCTGAAATTTTCTAATATCATCATTGGgatatacttaaaattatatacacacatttattctATCCAATGGATCCATTTCCACATTCTCAGGCAACCAAGCTTCTTCTCCTGCTGTCCTTGTATATTAAATTCAAATCATCAAGAACTTATATAAATCAAACTACTTGATACTATTTttagtgtctgacttatttcatttagtataattATTTTGATATGTGTCCATCTTCTGAGTGTTTTAGTAGTGTAATTCAGTCCTCACTTGTGGACAAGATGGACAGAAATGGGGACAGAGATCTGGGGATGGTTGTTTGGGGCAGGTTTGGAGGCGGTGGGATAGGAGTGGCAGGGAGCAGGATTGGCACAGGAAGCAAGTGGGCTGAAAGGGGGTGGGATGGTGTGGGGCTGTCCCTCCCTCGTCCTCTGCCCACCCTGGGCCCAGCCTGCAGTTCCGATGCCACCCAGGATACCACTTTGACCACCAGCCTGCGGGTGCACACCTGCAACGCTAGACAGCGGGCGTCACTGCCCTGCAGCACGGCGCGCAGGTCCTCCACCAGCTCCTGGAGGCTGCTGTTCTCCTCCTCCAGCCTCGCCACGCGCTCGCCCTCCGGGCCCTCGGGGCCACCCTCGTCGGGACCCTGCACCCGGGTCGGGTGCTGACGGCGGAGGCGACGCGGGCGGCGCAGGCGGATCTGCGTTTCCATGTGTTTGCTGAGCGCTCCTCGGGGCAGCTGGTGACCGCCGCGGGTGCCAAAGTAGCCGCAGAGGCGCGCGTGGAACTGGCGGAAGGTGAGCTCCGGGGGCTCCGCGCGCAGCGCCACACGTGCCTCCTCCTGGGATTCCGAGTCTCCATCATCGGCCACATCCCTGGAGGAGGTCCCATCCCCAGAGTCAACAGGGATCGCATCCGGGTGGCCTCCCCGGAGGCGGCACCCTCGCGCGCAGCCCCAAAACGGCGCAGAGCGCGCGGAAGTCAGAGCGCGGAAGGCGGCTGGCGCCTTGGCAGTCCAGGTGGTGGAAGACCTCCTGCAGGTACTGGTCCAGGCCGGTGGCCAGCACCACGATCTTGTTCTCCACGCCTCAATCCAGGCCATAGTGGTGAGCCAGGGCGCTCAGCAGCCAGTGCGTGCTCCGCGCTGGCCTCCTCCGTGCTCCGGCCGGCCGGCGCCATAGCGGCGGCCCTCGGTTCCCTTGCTCCCGTTCCTCCGCCCCGCCACTTCCAGGGGCGGCCCCCGAGTTTCCCGAAAGGAGGAGCTTGGCGATGGCCTTCTGGTTGGATCGTGTCCAGCGGCAGATGCCCAGAAACCCTGGGTTGACCTCAGTTACTTTGAAGGGATCCCTGCGACCTGGGCGCACCCGTGTCCTCAGCCCCTCCGGGCCTTCCCCGGCCTCAGCTCTTTGCCTTCCACTTTGGGGCGGTCGGAGTGGCTCGGTCCCCACCCTCCACTCTGCGTGGAGACGTTTGCGCCCCAACAGTTCAGCCACCAGCTCCCCAAAGAGGCTTCTCCCTCGGCCTTGGTGGTGCAGAGAGCCCCATCTGGGAActagaaaagaagaggaaacgGATTTAGCGGGAGAGGGGACAAGGTGAGGGACAGCCCAGGGGCGGGAAGCCACTGAGATGATCTGGGATCTCCTAGAGCTGTGTGCGCACATGCGCCTTGGAGGCTGGGGGACTGGACTCCCCAGAAAGCAGTTCCACCTGCCTCGGAAATTGGCCTTGGGAACCTGAGTTTCATTTCTGGCCGAGATGAACTTGAAAGGTTGCTTTTAAGTCTTTTTAGTCTCTTTGATGTCTTGGAACACTTTTCTGGAAGGTGAAAGAAAAACCTACTTCTTGGGTGACTGCTAGTCTCTATTCCTGAATGGGCATGATGGTGTCCACCTGTTATCTGCTTTGGGAGCAGTTATCCAGCCACTTTGGAGCAAGAGGCTCCACTATCCTTGTCTACTAGATGGGCAGACTCTTGCATTTGtggtttttaaatatcaaatcctgtcgggtgtggtggcgcaggcctgtcatcccagcggtttgggagatgaggcaggaggattgcaagtttgctaccagcctcaacaattttcgaggccctaagcaacttagcaacatgCTTtctcagaataataataataataataataataataataataataatgctgggaatgtggcttagtggttgagaacgcctgggtttcatccctagtgccccaaaataaataaataaaatcctgccACTTGGAAAGCAATAAAATTGTGTCTCTGCCACAGTATCCAGGTCAGCAAATTCCCAttcattcttgaaaatttttCCAAGGTGCACCTTGATTGGAAAGGAGTTAGCTGCCTCACCTCAAAaccattttctacatttaaaatatatatataatagagagTGGACAAAAAGTTTTGTGCCATTTCCACTCCTTGGCTTCTACCTTAGAAAAACGCAGGGACACAGGATAGTCACTGCATCATTGTTTGTAATGAGGACCTGGCGTCTAAGGACATGAGCCAGGAAAAAACCGGGATGAGCAAACACAGCAAGCAACACTATATTATGTACAATGTTAATGTGTGTGTAACGGTAGCAATAGTTGtgcacacctagaatcccagtggctctggaggctgaggcaggaggatcgcaaggtggaggccagcctcagccacttagtgaggctctgagcaactcagggagaccctgtctctaaataaaatataaaaagggctggggacgtggctcagaggttaagtgctcctgggttcaatccctggtacaaaaaaagaaaaaaacaaaattcaattcTCTTAGAGACTCATTGGGACTTCAGTTTGAGGAACTGACATATAACCTGCTGCTTGTGGATGATtcctgattcttctttttttaaaataaattttattttttggtatgatTTTGTCATTAGCCCTTCTCTGGTTGCTTGATCCCTCTGTGCCTGTCTGGGGTGGTCTAAACCACTGTGTGAATTTCACCCCAGGACTGCAAACTGTCAAGAGCCGGGGCAGTGAGAAGTCGGCCAACATTTTGGATTGCGTTTTGACTTTGAAAGCTGAAGTGCCTATCATGACCGAGGAGCAGAAGCTGGAATTAAACCCCCTGATCATAAGGATCGACTGTGTTTTTTTCTGCCTGCCATCACAAACTGTGCCTATTCAGGAATTACAGGTAAGAATgggccacacctgtcatcccagcagctcaggaggccgaggcaggaggatcgcaagatggaggacagcctcagccacttagtgaggctctaagcagctcagtgagaccctgtctctaaataaaatacaaatagggctgggggtggggctcaggggttggtcgagtgcctctgggttcaatcctatgATTTTCTCCTAACTAGGAGCCTCCAAATCTGAGGCCTCTCACTATGTCACAGGTGCTGTACAGATGGAGGTCTCCAGTCTCTTCAGGAACCCATGGGGGTGGAGCTGGAGGCTGTTATGCTAAGTGAGATCAGTCAATCCCAAAGATCCAAAGGCTGgacattctctctgatatgaggatgctgattcataatgggggggTATAGGGAAGAATAGGGGTAcactggattagacagaggggagtgaggggaggggacagggtcaGGGGGTGGGAAGGAAGGTGGATGCTATCACTCTCTGTGTGTATATGATACATGACGGGTGTGGTCCTACctcatgcacaaccagaagaatgagaagttaggctccatttatgtaggatgcgtccaaatgcattctactgtaatgtgtaattaattagaacaaataaaaaaaataactgggatTAAAAAAAGAGGAACCCATGGATTTTCCTGTTACAGCAGCAGCACCTCGCTGCATACTTAACCTCTTCCCTCTGCTGTTTGGATCTTCTTGTCTTTTGGACTTCACGTCTTCCTCTTCATTTGTTTGTCCTTTGGTTTTGCTGGGGCACATCCTTCAGTAACCTCTTGAGAAAAGATCAATGGAATACCCCCTGACCCACCGTGGGTTATTCTATCCTTCTATTTGGTAGATAGTTTGGGTATAGAATTCTAGTTTTCCTTCAGAGTTTTGAAGGCAATCATtccatcacttttttttaatgttctgtgtTGGGCCTTGATATATGTCCCATTTTATATTTCCCTTAAAGCTTGTAGGATCTTCGTCTTGTGCACctcagaatatgaccttatttggacaGAGGGTGATCACAGAGGCCTGCTCCCTGCCTGGCCTTCAGTGACATCACGGTAGTCACAGGGAGCTACATTGCCCATGGATGCTGATCCAAGTCCTGGCTCCCAGCCGGGGAGTGGCCAGGGCACCCCGTTAGAGTTGGGGGAGGTGGACGTCCGGGTGGACGACCCCCTCGGCCTTTGCAGATGGCAGTGGGCTGTGTTTTCTCCAAGGTGTTTGTCTGGGGTAGGGTGATCATTTTCCTGACAGTTTTCTATTCTGCTAGGCCACCCCATTCTTGGTCCTTTGGCTGGAGACAGCAGACTTTTCTTGGGGGTGCTTCCTGCCTCCAGAAACATTCAGCCAGGGGACTCAGGAGCTCTTTCAGTGCTGGGCAGTTGTCTTGTATTatctcactgattatttctttttcattccccACATCTTTTTGGAGCTCCTGTTATTTAGATGCTGAATGTCCTGGACTGTTTTTATGGATGtaattcattgtttttctctggccactttttaatttattttgattttttatttgtttaaattagttgTACATGGCAGGCGAATGCATATATGAACTTTGATAAATCATATGTAGGtgggatgtaatttctcattttctgagtgtgcatattgcagaatcatattgtaCATTGTCACATGGATACATACAGTAATAAGGTCTGTTtaattctaccatccttcctatctccacatcccctctcctcccatcactttcctctaccgaatctaaggtaacactgttCTTCTGCAGGGGCCCCCAAcctttgtgaattagcatccacatacaagagaaaacattcggcctttggttttgtaggattggcttatttcgcttagcatgatagtctccaactccaaccatttactgcaaatgccataattttactcttccaagcagtgtaatattccattgagtatacataccacattttctttatccattcatctactgagggacacctaggttggttccatagtctagctattgtgaattgagctgctgtagtggctgtgtcactatagtatgctgattttaagtcctctgggtataaaccaaggagtgggagagctgtatttttttctatttgttctaattagttacacatgacagcagaatgcaaaaATTCTGACAAATAGAGTATGACTTGTCATTCACctggttggacatgatgtagaGTGAGGTCCTGTGATCATATATACACATGGGAAATGATGTTCTGGCTGTTTTTAATATGTTATCTCTGCTTTTAATCTGTTCCATAAGGATGTGTCTGGGCCTGTATTTCTGAGTTCATCTAATTGGGATTTACTGAGATTCTAGAACTTACAAGTTAATGTCCTTTGACAAATTCAGGAGATTTTCagacactattttattttattttatttttagctgtagatggacagatgcctttattttatttatttatttctctgtggtgctgaggatggaacccagggcctcacacgtgccaggcaagcgctctgccactgagccccagcccatccCCAGTCATTATTTCtcgaaatttttttctgtattttacctTCTTATCTGGTGGTGCTTTTGTGGACACCGGGCCGTAGAGTCCTGGAGTGACCTTGCAGAGTGGGTTACCCATGGACACTTTGTAGCAGGGCAAACTGAGGCCCCTGGGCTGCAGGCATGGCCCTGGGGTGTGAGGGTCCCAGGTGGGCACTCCATTCTTGGTGGCAGAGGGACAGTCACTGGTGAGCGGCTGTGGGCCTCCTTCCTGGTGGCAGAGGGACAGTCATGGTGAGTGGCCATGGGCCTGTTCTGTTGCAGAGGCTGTGCACCCCCTTCTACTGCAGGTACCGCTTCCACAAGACCTTGGTGCACAGGACTGAGGAGTGGCCCCACGGGACCCATGTTTACTTCGAGGACATCAATGTCATCTGCCTGGGAGCCATACACCCCAGTGACCTGCGGGAGTACCTGGAGGGTCCCCCCATGGTGGTGGAAGTCCACGATCGGGACCGTAAGTCAGACGAGTCCTCCTGCAGGCCCACCCTGTTTGGGGAGGACCCCCTGGATTCCCATGGGAACATCCAGTCCTTCATCTCCTCCAAGGAGACGGAGGACAACCCCTTCCAGTCTCAGAACAAGACCTGGGACTCTCACGGAGTCACCCGGGTCAGTTTCACGGACCTCCTCCTTGGCCACAAGTACCTGAACCTGGTGGTCCCCATCCAGCGCTGTGAGCCCAAGGCCACCCCCGGCCTCCAGGGCAGCCAATGCAGGAGGGTCTTGAGGTTCCACCGAGGTCCTCCAGCACAACCCGATGCCCGCTGGAAACTACTTGGAGGCCAACTCATTGCTCAAACTGCGAGTGGATGTGGCAGTGCCTCTGAGGACCTGGGCCAAAGCCCAGGGTGTGGATTTCCTGGGCAGCCACTTTGGCCACATCATGTTTGTGTTCAGTGCCAAAGAGCTGTTCCTGATCAACGCCAAGGCCCTGGAGCTGGACTCCTACCCCACCAGGACTGTCCAGCAGATCCTCCCAGCCTTCAAGATGCGGGTCAACATCCAGCATCAGGAGCATCTGGACATCCTGACCGGCTTCCACCTGCTAGATGGGAACATCCACCTCTTTGTTCTGGAAGGCTTGGCCGACGGGGGCCTGCGGCAGCTGTGGAAGAACCACCAGAGCCAGTAGGTGGCATCTGAATGAGGAAGGAGCCTCAGCAaggcccagggaggctgaggatcacagattggaggccagcctcaacaacttagcaggatgctgtctcaaaatcaaataagaagggttttattttgtggtgaagcacccctgggttcaatccccaggaccaataaataaataacccagttaCATGATTCTGCCACCATGATCTGCTGCCCCCAGGGGCAGGAGCCTGGCCTGTTTGTACCATAGCTGGAGTGACCTCTGAGTGCCTGAATGGCTGAGCAGGGTGAAATGACCCTCGTCTGGGGAACAGCTTCCTGTGTGGCCTGGTGGGAACAGGGGACCCTGGCTCTCTCTTCTGATAGCACAGTCTTTCAAACAAGTTGACCCTTTTACCCCCTTGAGCCTACAATGAGggtatcatattttaaatttcagttgcCAGGTGTTTATTGCTGGTAATATGGAAATATGGTTAATTTGTGTGTATCTTGTATCCTGAtttgataattatttattattattgctattttttttggtaccagggattgaacctagggatgctccACCAGTGAGCcacgtcccagcccttttttgcattttatttagagacaagatctcgctgagttgctcagggcctcgctaagtggctgaggctagcctccaatttgcaatcctcctgccttggcatcCAATGTCTACCtccccaaatcactgagattataggtgagGGCAACAGCCAGCCACAGTatccttgagtttaatccccagtactaaaaaaaaaaagtaagaaaagtgaGAACAAAACTTATTTACAATGTGTGGAACATAGTAGTAGCCTGAAAATATAAAGAGTTCTGTGAATCAATAAGAATGATCGAAACATCCCAGAAGAATGGGTGAAAGAATGATTCCAACAAGTTCTTCACAGAACAAGTTCCTACCAATGACCACACCTACGGGCCCTGAACTGGGATACAGGGTAGGCGTAAACGTTACCAGGTTCagcatgctgggcatggtggtgtgcgcctgtcatcccagtggctcaggaggctgaggcaggaggattgcaagatggaggccagcctcagcaatttagccaggccctcagaaactcagtgagaccctgtctctaaataaaacataaaaagggctggggatggggctcaggggttaagagaccctgggttctttCTGTCATGGGTTTTCGACaagcaaagacaaaataaaatgtcatagaaaataaaacaggactGAGGTCGTAGGTCAGTGGGAAAGCCGCTGCCTAGCCCGCAGGAGGCCCAAGTTCAACCCTCAGAATTGcaaagtgaatgagtgaatgaatgaaaacataaataaataatctgaattgctcagggcctcgctaagtggctgaggctggcctcacacttgcgatcctcctgcctcagcctccggagctactgggatgacaggtgtaaCCTAAGTCCACACTTCTAAACTGTAAACTGTGAAGTAATTACAGACTCACAAGTTGTAACAATTAATAGAGTTTCTAGATCCCTTCCCCGGTGGCCCGTGGGGACATCTTCCATAACCACACTGCTTTACTGGGTGACACCTGTACCTAAAGTGATGGAAAAatctttttgtttgcttggttttCTGGTCCTGGGAGTTGGACTAGAGGCCCTACCCTGAGCCTGCAGTGTGCCCAGTGAAACCCTGGCCGGTGTCCCTCTTTCAGAATCCCCATGTTGGAGCTCAGGAAATACAAAGTGCTCTACAACTCGCAGCTGCTGTTCTGCCACCGCCTCTACACGGACCTGGACACCGTCCTGCACCACGTGCACCTCTTCAAGCCCCTGTCGCTGCTCATGCGGCATCCAGGGTTCTACCTGCGGAACTCCATACCGCACAAGGCCTTCCAGGAGCTGGCCAGGTGGGGgcctgctctgcccctgagcctcagcctctgccccagcctcagccccagcccctgagcctcagcctctgccccagcctcagccccagcccctgagccccagcctcagcccctttttgtattttatttagagatagcatcttgctaagttgctgagggccttactcaactgcggaggctggcctccaacttgcgatcctcctgcctcagcctccctaattgctaggattacagatattAGCCACTGAGCCTGGCAAAGGGGAGTTTTGGGGGTTGGGAAGGCAGGATGACTGGTGGCCCAGTCTTCTGAGATCTGCTCAGAAATCAGGCTACGGCCATATTACCATTCCCGGTGGAGGAGGATTCTGAGTATACCACTGGCCATCTTGCTAGGGATGCTCTCCATGGGCTGTTGAGGGTCATGGATGAGACTGTGGCTCAGTCAGCTTTTTCTGTGCTGTGACTCAAGGACCCCCCAGCACAACTGCAGAGGGGGACAGTGGACGTGGGGCTCAGGGTGTCACAGGTCCCAGCCCACTCCTGGgccgaggggaggcaggacatcatggaggaagagtgtggggagggagcagctccCATGGGGACCAGGGAGCAGGGACTCCATACTCCAGGGACAAAGAGAGCCCCAAGCCACggccccagggccacctcctccaCCACACTTCACCTGCCTCCAGGGGCCACCAGGGGACCCCCAGGGAGCCATTCCCTGCCAGGGTTCAGGCCTCGCAACCCCTCActcctcctctggaccttcctgcaTCGCCTCCCATGGGGGCTCTGGGGACACCCCACAGCCACAGCAGGAC contains:
- the LOC139702429 gene encoding LOW QUALITY PROTEIN: uncharacterized protein FLJ43738-like (The sequence of the model RefSeq protein was modified relative to this genomic sequence to represent the inferred CDS: inserted 2 bases in 1 codon) encodes the protein MVSGHGPVLLQRLCTPFYCRYRFHKTLVHRTEEWPHGTHVYFEDINVICLGAIHPSDLREYLEGPPMVVEVHDRDRKSDESSCRPTLFGEDPLDSHGNIQSFISSKETEDNPFQSQNKTWDSHGVTRVSFTDLLLGHKYLNLVVPIQRCEPKATPGLQGSQCRRVLRFXTEVLQHNPMPAGNYLEANSLLKLRVDVAVPLRTWAKAQGVDFLGSHFGHIMFVFSAKELFLINAKALELDSYPTRTVQQILPAFKMRVNIQHQEHLDILTGFHLLDGNIHLFVLEGLADGGLRQLWKNHQSQ